One Tamlana carrageenivorans genomic region harbors:
- a CDS encoding IS110 family transposase: MDDKITLDVINKNAAGIDIGSRSHWVAVGQQDSQIKEFGVYNENLYQLADWLDGHGIKTIAMESTGNYWQNLHAVLVSRGFEVTLCNGKFTKNIKGKKTDVKDCQWIQKLNSLGLLSSSFLPDEDTEILRTFTRHRHNLIKQAASATKKMQKYLRLMNIRLDVVVKDVVGLTGLKIIKAIALGESDPNKLASLRHYNCKKSEEEIAKALHSNGRKDFLYALKDELETYEFIQKKIRECDDQIAAKLDEIIGKDPEKAEHYIDKKPYKRLNKNTPKNIDINLKSYQMFKGIDLMSIEGMSYNTVLAIMSEVGYDGIKKFKTAKHFTSWLRLAPNNKVSGGKVLSSKIGKGSSRLKIALRNAANSIGNLKDSTPLRDFFHRINFRKGRVSAITVTARKLAVIIWNMIVKGVAYHNPEGYLYLDQKRKLGLVKRMRKQIDKYGLTNQDLQLPEIQ, from the coding sequence ATGGATGATAAAATCACACTAGATGTAATCAACAAAAATGCTGCTGGAATTGACATAGGTAGCCGGAGTCATTGGGTAGCCGTAGGGCAGCAAGATTCTCAAATTAAAGAGTTTGGTGTCTACAATGAAAATCTTTATCAATTAGCCGATTGGCTTGATGGACACGGAATTAAAACTATTGCTATGGAAAGTACTGGTAATTACTGGCAAAATTTACATGCCGTGCTAGTTTCTAGAGGCTTTGAAGTGACCTTATGTAATGGTAAGTTTACCAAGAATATTAAAGGCAAAAAAACAGATGTAAAAGATTGTCAATGGATACAAAAACTAAACAGCTTAGGTCTTTTATCTTCCAGTTTTCTACCAGATGAGGACACAGAAATTCTTAGAACTTTTACACGACACAGACATAATCTTATTAAGCAAGCGGCTTCGGCAACTAAAAAAATGCAAAAATACCTCAGACTTATGAATATTAGACTGGATGTTGTTGTTAAAGATGTTGTAGGGCTTACAGGTCTTAAAATCATAAAAGCTATAGCGTTAGGTGAATCTGACCCTAATAAACTTGCTAGTCTAAGACATTACAATTGTAAAAAAAGTGAAGAAGAAATTGCTAAAGCATTACACAGTAATGGACGTAAAGATTTTTTATACGCTCTAAAAGATGAATTAGAGACTTATGAATTTATTCAAAAAAAAATCAGAGAATGTGATGATCAAATAGCTGCTAAACTAGATGAAATTATAGGTAAAGACCCTGAAAAAGCCGAACATTATATTGATAAAAAACCTTACAAAAGACTCAATAAAAACACGCCTAAAAATATTGATATCAATTTAAAATCATACCAAATGTTCAAGGGCATAGATTTAATGAGCATAGAGGGAATGAGTTATAATACTGTCCTAGCTATAATGAGTGAAGTTGGGTATGATGGTATTAAAAAATTTAAAACTGCTAAACATTTTACATCTTGGCTCAGACTAGCTCCTAATAACAAAGTAAGCGGTGGAAAAGTTCTGTCTAGTAAAATTGGTAAAGGCAGTAGCCGATTAAAAATAGCGCTAAGAAATGCGGCAAATTCTATTGGTAATCTAAAAGACAGTACGCCTCTTAGAGATTTTTTTCATAGAATCAATTTTAGAAAAGGAAGAGTATCTGCTATTACAGTAACTGCAAGAAAATTAGCAGTAATTATTTGGAATATGATTGTAAAGGGGGTTGCATACCATAACCCAGAGGGTTATCTTTACCTTGACCAAAAAAGAAAACTCGGACTCGTAAAAAGAATGCGCAAGCAAATTGATAAATATGGACTCACAAATCAAGATTTACAACTACCTGAAATACAGTGA
- a CDS encoding type II toxin-antitoxin system Phd/YefM family antitoxin → MQITTVSDFRKDIKSYLDRVVKNFDTLIINRGKDSGIVVMSLQEYNSLMATNHELSSRKNELRLDSAIDKLKNGTTFSKDLIES, encoded by the coding sequence ATGCAAATAACAACTGTTTCTGATTTCAGAAAAGATATTAAAAGCTACTTGGACAGAGTTGTGAAGAACTTTGATACTTTGATAATAAATCGTGGAAAAGATTCTGGAATTGTGGTTATGTCATTGCAAGAATACAATTCTTTAATGGCTACAAATCACGAACTTTCCTCACGAAAGAATGAGTTAAGGTTAGATTCTGCAATTGACAAGCTAAAAAACGGAACTACTTTTAGCAAAGACCTAATCGAAAGTTAA
- a CDS encoding Txe/YoeB family addiction module toxin, giving the protein MKYIFVDESWEDYLYWQKTDKKKLKKINELLKDIARNPFDGVGKPEPLKHKYAGFWSRRIDSEHRLIYQYREDEILIAKCRFHYD; this is encoded by the coding sequence ATGAAGTATATATTCGTTGACGAGTCTTGGGAAGATTATCTGTATTGGCAAAAAACGGACAAAAAAAAGTTGAAGAAAATAAATGAACTTCTCAAAGACATCGCTAGAAACCCTTTTGACGGAGTTGGAAAACCCGAACCGCTAAAGCATAAATACGCAGGATTTTGGTCACGACGAATTGACAGCGAACATAGACTGATTTATCAATATAGAGAAGATGAAATATTGATTGCAAAATGCAGATTTCATTACGACTGA
- a CDS encoding tetratricopeptide repeat protein: MMYEQGLGFDKNAEQGNSAAQFNLGVCYENGIGTAKDFSKANKWYRKASEQGDGLAIGNLDMLYIRGQGVKVNKVAGIALLLMSSMMDTSPQNQARKNISSTQGLTPEMVSEAQALSAEMNETNNILEPLDNYLNI, translated from the coding sequence ATGATGTACGAGCAAGGGCTTGGCTTTGATAAAAATGCCGAACAAGGAAATTCGGCAGCACAATTTAATCTTGGTGTGTGTTACGAAAATGGCATAGGCACTGCTAAAGATTTCAGTAAAGCCAACAAATGGTATCGAAAAGCATCTGAACAAGGAGACGGCTTAGCTATTGGAAACCTAGACATGTTATATATTCGCGGTCAAGGTGTTAAAGTGAATAAGGTTGCAGGCATTGCCCTTTTACTCATGTCGTCCATGATGGATACCTCGCCGCAAAATCAAGCACGAAAAAATATTTCATCTACTCAAGGTTTAACCCCAGAGATGGTTTCGGAAGCTCAAGCCCTTTCTGCTGAAATGAATGAGACCAATAATATTTTAGAACCACTTGACAATTATTTAAATATTTAA
- a CDS encoding neutral zinc metallopeptidase: MKWKGKRQSSNVEDRRGQGGGSSRGFGGFNPMLLGPLIRLLFSKTGLIIVGIFLIGSFLTGHNPISIISQFFTGGPVQTENSAPYQGTEKENELAAFSATILANTEDVWNAQLENYRNPTLVLFTGSVASACGSASSATGPFYCPGDEKLYLDLSFFSDMERQLHAPGDFAQAYVIAHEVGHHIQKIMGITEKVDRLRGQLSKTEYNKYSVRLELQADFLAGVWAHHSQEMTQIMEAGDLEEALNAANAIGDDRLQKNASGHVVPDSFTHGTSAQRMRWFKKGFDTGDLSQGDTFNANPL; encoded by the coding sequence ATGAAATGGAAAGGTAAAAGACAAAGCTCTAATGTTGAAGATCGCAGAGGTCAAGGCGGCGGTTCTAGTCGTGGATTTGGAGGGTTTAACCCCATGCTTTTAGGCCCTTTAATTAGGCTCTTATTCTCTAAAACAGGCTTAATTATTGTTGGTATTTTTCTAATAGGATCCTTTCTAACTGGTCACAACCCTATAAGTATTATAAGTCAGTTTTTTACAGGAGGCCCTGTACAAACTGAAAATTCGGCACCATACCAAGGCACCGAAAAAGAAAATGAACTCGCTGCCTTTAGTGCTACAATTTTAGCCAATACCGAAGATGTTTGGAATGCCCAATTAGAAAATTATCGCAACCCTACCCTCGTGCTTTTTACAGGTTCTGTTGCTTCTGCCTGCGGATCGGCTTCGAGCGCTACGGGCCCTTTTTATTGTCCGGGTGATGAAAAATTATATCTCGATCTAAGTTTTTTTAGTGATATGGAACGGCAACTTCATGCCCCAGGCGATTTTGCACAGGCTTATGTTATTGCCCATGAGGTAGGACACCACATTCAAAAAATCATGGGGATTACAGAAAAAGTTGATCGCTTACGCGGACAATTAAGTAAGACTGAATACAATAAGTACTCGGTTAGATTAGAGCTTCAAGCCGATTTTCTTGCAGGGGTTTGGGCTCATCACTCTCAAGAAATGACACAAATTATGGAAGCAGGCGATTTGGAAGAAGCGTTAAATGCTGCAAATGCCATTGGTGACGATCGCTTACAGAAAAATGCCTCAGGACATGTGGTTCCCGACTCTTTTACTCATGGTACCTCAGCCCAGCGTATGCGTTGGTTTAAAAAAGGCTTTGATACAGGCGACCTTTCTCAGGGCGATACTTTTAATGCGAATCCATTGTAG
- a CDS encoding APC family permease, with protein sequence MKKHNKLSELASTAICGNDISSSVLYVSALAIAFAGQYAWITLLIVSLVLFLFRKIYGEVVGALPLNGGAYNALLNTTSKSVASFAATLTLLSYMATAVISANEAIHYLHHLIPAIPIIIATIVLLSFFALLTIGGVSESAKVAIGIFLFHLGSFILLSGFIVFFLVNNGFGLFFENWHLPTTGGSITNAIFLGFAASMLGVSGFESSANFVEEQKKGVFPKTLKNMWIVVSVINPLTAIFALALFTLPVLQSDAYQNTLLIEMASYVGGDWLAILIGVDAFLVLSGAVLTSFVGVSGLLERMALDRILPQFFLKKNKKGSSYRIILIFLLLTVSVLLITKGNVKLLAGVYTISFLSVMALFGIGNILLKVKRNRLPRPEKASWGAIIFAITAVLVALIGNIIMKPAEGVPSNLSVFLEYFIPSILFIIVMLNRTALLKFVLKLIHSIFDPFRNFVFKSDKKILSLIHNINSQEFVYFTKNDDVATLNKVLLYIQKNEHTKKIKVVTATGNGNEINDQFRNDIRVVDREYPAISIEFIEIDDRFGPELINRLSKEWGIPINFMFIGSPGDHFPYKVEELGGVRLII encoded by the coding sequence ATGAAAAAACACAATAAACTCTCTGAATTAGCTTCCACTGCTATTTGTGGTAATGACATCAGCTCTTCGGTATTATATGTTTCAGCATTAGCCATTGCTTTTGCAGGACAATATGCTTGGATTACTCTACTAATTGTTTCACTGGTTCTGTTTTTATTCAGGAAAATTTATGGCGAAGTGGTTGGCGCTTTACCCTTAAACGGCGGGGCATATAATGCATTATTGAATACAACTAGCAAATCTGTAGCCTCCTTTGCCGCTACATTAACCTTATTATCTTATATGGCTACAGCAGTCATCTCTGCTAATGAAGCTATACATTATTTACACCACCTCATCCCTGCTATTCCCATTATTATAGCCACTATTGTATTACTTAGCTTTTTTGCGCTATTAACTATTGGAGGCGTTTCCGAATCGGCTAAAGTAGCCATAGGGATATTTCTTTTTCACTTAGGGTCTTTTATTTTGTTAAGCGGTTTTATAGTATTTTTTTTAGTAAATAATGGTTTCGGATTATTTTTTGAAAACTGGCATTTACCCACTACTGGAGGAAGCATTACCAATGCCATTTTTCTTGGTTTTGCAGCTTCTATGCTCGGGGTTTCTGGTTTTGAAAGTTCGGCAAATTTTGTAGAAGAACAGAAAAAAGGCGTATTTCCAAAAACTCTAAAAAATATGTGGATTGTAGTGAGTGTTATCAATCCGCTTACAGCAATTTTTGCATTAGCTTTATTCACCTTACCTGTATTACAAAGTGATGCTTACCAAAATACCCTATTAATAGAAATGGCCTCCTATGTAGGTGGCGATTGGTTAGCTATTTTAATTGGCGTCGATGCTTTTTTAGTATTAAGTGGTGCTGTACTTACCAGTTTCGTTGGCGTTTCTGGTTTATTAGAACGTATGGCTTTAGATCGAATTTTACCTCAGTTTTTTTTAAAGAAAAACAAAAAAGGAAGCTCATACCGTATCATTTTAATCTTTCTACTTTTAACCGTTTCGGTGTTATTAATTACCAAAGGCAACGTTAAACTGCTAGCAGGCGTTTATACGATTTCATTTTTATCGGTGATGGCGCTATTTGGCATTGGAAACATTCTACTTAAAGTAAAAAGAAACCGTTTACCTCGCCCCGAAAAAGCCAGTTGGGGTGCTATTATATTTGCCATTACAGCTGTATTAGTTGCGCTAATAGGTAACATTATTATGAAACCTGCAGAAGGTGTACCTAGTAATCTATCGGTATTCCTTGAGTATTTTATACCTTCTATTTTGTTTATCATTGTTATGTTAAACAGAACAGCATTGCTAAAATTTGTATTAAAACTTATCCATTCGATATTCGATCCTTTTAGAAACTTTGTCTTTAAATCTGACAAAAAAATCCTATCCCTAATACATAATATTAACTCCCAGGAGTTTGTCTATTTTACAAAAAACGATGATGTTGCTACACTTAACAAAGTCTTACTTTACATCCAGAAAAACGAACACACTAAGAAGATTAAAGTGGTAACCGCTACCGGAAATGGCAATGAGATAAACGACCAATTTAGGAATGACATCCGTGTAGTAGACCGAGAATATCCCGCTATTAGTATCGAATTTATTGAAATTGACGATCGTTTTGGACCAGAACTCATCAATAGACTGTCGAAAGAATGGGGAATTCCAATCAACTTTATGTTTATTGGCTCTCCAGGAGATCATTTTCCTTATAAAGTGGAAGAATTAGGAGGTGTTCGATTGATTATTTAG